Proteins from one Fuerstiella sp. genomic window:
- a CDS encoding DUF1559 domain-containing protein — MGEKPIHRCRTRGFTLIELLVVIAIIAILMSLLLPAVQQAREAARRTQCRNNLHNLGLALHNYHDVYLMFPLGGIMGVSSGAQVAPRTMASPLTSILPFIEQRNLYEQYVFESPWQNQNPDIEKQILPLFICPTVPVSNPGNVRGRFVGLTHYVFSKGVNDATCVEGNLQSVLAQLYGGGTNASPTYGDIPSGARGMFNVNQSTRIRDVADGTSNTFAMGEAAGGPLHLLCAGLGCTDPATANLTEANVSWMIGEPANRDDRSNNNFSSGLLASTVERLNKNPVTATYTDISVSSGGGGADLAGLVDCRSSLNGGSDTVSNFRSAHDAGGLFLLGDGSVQFLNEYVDSATYRALSTMAGGEVVTF; from the coding sequence ATGGGAGAAAAACCGATCCACCGATGTCGAACACGAGGATTCACGCTGATTGAGTTGCTGGTGGTGATTGCAATTATCGCCATTCTGATGTCCTTACTGCTGCCGGCGGTGCAGCAGGCTCGTGAAGCTGCGCGACGTACCCAGTGTCGAAATAATTTGCACAACCTGGGGCTCGCACTGCACAACTACCATGACGTTTATTTGATGTTTCCTCTGGGAGGGATCATGGGGGTCAGTTCAGGCGCCCAGGTTGCTCCGCGCACGATGGCAAGTCCGCTGACGTCAATCCTGCCGTTCATCGAACAGAGAAATCTGTATGAGCAGTACGTATTCGAATCACCGTGGCAGAATCAAAACCCGGATATTGAAAAGCAGATCCTGCCGCTGTTTATCTGTCCAACCGTACCGGTATCGAATCCCGGGAATGTGAGGGGGCGTTTTGTGGGGCTGACACACTACGTGTTTTCCAAAGGAGTCAACGATGCGACCTGCGTTGAAGGCAACCTGCAGTCTGTGCTGGCGCAGCTTTACGGTGGTGGTACGAACGCCTCACCTACGTATGGAGATATCCCGTCCGGCGCAAGGGGCATGTTCAATGTCAATCAGTCAACTCGAATTCGTGATGTTGCCGACGGTACTTCAAATACATTTGCAATGGGAGAAGCGGCCGGAGGCCCTCTGCATCTGCTTTGCGCCGGACTTGGATGCACAGATCCCGCTACAGCCAACCTTACAGAAGCAAACGTCTCCTGGATGATTGGGGAGCCCGCCAACAGAGACGATCGCTCAAACAACAATTTCTCCTCAGGTTTGCTCGCTTCAACTGTGGAACGGCTGAATAAGAACCCGGTCACCGCAACTTATACTGACATTTCAGTTTCGTCCGGTGGCGGGGGGGCAGACCTCGCAGGTCTCGTTGATTGTCGCAGCAGCCTGAACGGCGGCTCTGACACCGTCAGCAACTTCCGCAGCGCACATGACGCCGGCGGTTTGTTTCTGCTTGGTGACGGGTCGGTTCAGTTCCTCAACGAGTATGTTGATTCGGCAACTTATCGTGCTCTGTCGACAATGGCAGGGGGGGAAGTTGTTACGTTCTGA
- the fabG gene encoding 3-oxoacyl-[acyl-carrier-protein] reductase encodes MSLEGRVAIVTGGSRGIGRAVVESLAADGARVAFVYNSNSSAADEVVNAVKAAGGECVAIQADVRSRESADRIVTDVVEMWDSVDILVNNAGIIRDGLLAMMNESDWQDVITTNLNSVFNFCKAVTRQMMSQRYGRIINMSSVAASVANPGQANYAASKGGVEGFTRCIAAELSRRGITANAVAPGFIETDMTKEVVSAAGKEIKKKIPARRLGTPSDIANAVRFLAQQESSYITGQVLTVDGGLTLGGL; translated from the coding sequence ATGAGTCTTGAAGGACGCGTAGCAATTGTCACTGGCGGAAGTCGAGGCATTGGCCGGGCCGTGGTGGAAAGCCTTGCAGCAGACGGAGCCCGGGTTGCTTTTGTTTACAACTCAAATTCCTCCGCTGCTGACGAAGTCGTAAATGCAGTAAAGGCGGCAGGCGGAGAATGCGTCGCGATTCAGGCCGATGTCCGTTCCCGGGAGTCAGCAGACAGGATTGTCACTGATGTTGTTGAAATGTGGGACAGTGTGGACATCCTCGTCAACAATGCCGGCATCATCCGTGACGGCCTGCTGGCGATGATGAATGAATCGGACTGGCAGGACGTCATCACTACAAATCTAAACAGCGTTTTCAACTTTTGTAAGGCCGTTACGCGCCAGATGATGTCTCAGCGTTATGGCCGAATTATTAATATGTCAAGTGTTGCGGCCAGCGTCGCGAATCCCGGTCAGGCTAACTACGCTGCGAGTAAGGGAGGAGTCGAAGGCTTCACTCGCTGTATCGCTGCAGAACTTTCCCGCCGAGGAATCACGGCAAACGCCGTTGCTCCAGGATTCATTGAAACAGATATGACCAAGGAGGTTGTGAGCGCAGCCGGAAAGGAGATCAAAAAGAAAATTCCGGCCAGGCGGCTTGGGACTCCCAGCGATATTGCCAACGCAGTACGCTTTCTGGCACAGCAGGAGTCGTCATATATTACCGGACAGGTTCTGACTGTTGACGGCGGGCTGACTCTGGGTGGGCTGTAA
- the fabF gene encoding beta-ketoacyl-ACP synthase II, which produces MKRRVVVTGIGCISPLGNTVESMWEKLQEGVSGVDHITCFDAAGFPTQFAAEVKDYRLADYIDDTERFADAGRNIRFAIGAATQAITDSGLTEDARFDPAKFGVYLGAGEGQQDFMQFMELVADSQDNGIVNQEKFTHDFLDRMNPQFEIELEPNMAAAHLASLFNAQGPNLNCLTACAASSQAIGEATEIIRRGDADAMLSGGAHSMIHPFGLTGFNLLTALSERNDSPSTASRPFDLTRDGFVLGEGAGMVVLEELKHAKARGAEIYGEIRGYGSSADAFRITDIHPEGRGAINCIRMALDDAEITPEEIGYVNAHGTSTKVNDRVETMAIKGGLGNHAQHVPISSIKSMMGHLIAAAGSVEAITCLMAIRDGVLPPTINYGTPDPDCDLDYIPNEAREVPLKAALSNSFGFGGQNVSLIVSAYAA; this is translated from the coding sequence ATGAAACGTCGTGTTGTGGTGACAGGAATCGGGTGTATCAGCCCGCTGGGGAACACGGTCGAATCAATGTGGGAGAAACTCCAGGAAGGCGTTTCCGGGGTGGACCATATCACCTGTTTCGACGCTGCCGGATTCCCGACACAGTTTGCAGCTGAAGTCAAAGATTACCGTCTTGCGGATTACATCGATGACACCGAACGTTTTGCTGACGCCGGTCGAAATATTCGTTTTGCAATTGGGGCGGCCACACAGGCGATCACGGATTCCGGCCTGACTGAAGATGCCCGTTTTGATCCTGCGAAATTTGGTGTTTATCTGGGCGCTGGTGAAGGACAGCAGGATTTTATGCAATTCATGGAACTGGTGGCGGACAGCCAGGATAATGGCATCGTCAACCAGGAAAAATTCACGCATGACTTCCTTGACCGCATGAATCCACAGTTCGAAATCGAACTGGAACCGAATATGGCGGCCGCCCATCTGGCCAGTCTGTTCAATGCTCAGGGGCCAAATCTAAATTGCCTCACCGCCTGCGCAGCCTCGAGCCAGGCCATAGGAGAAGCGACCGAAATCATTCGTCGCGGCGACGCAGACGCAATGCTGTCCGGCGGCGCCCACAGTATGATTCATCCATTCGGTCTCACTGGTTTTAATCTGCTTACGGCTCTTTCGGAACGCAACGACAGTCCGTCAACGGCATCACGTCCTTTCGACCTCACACGAGACGGATTCGTACTTGGTGAAGGTGCGGGCATGGTGGTTCTTGAAGAACTGAAGCATGCAAAGGCCCGCGGAGCCGAAATTTACGGAGAAATTCGTGGTTATGGATCATCAGCCGATGCATTTCGGATAACCGATATCCATCCGGAAGGTCGAGGAGCAATCAACTGTATTCGAATGGCACTTGATGATGCAGAAATCACCCCGGAAGAGATCGGCTATGTGAATGCTCATGGTACCAGTACAAAGGTCAATGACCGCGTCGAAACCATGGCCATCAAAGGTGGTTTAGGTAATCACGCTCAACACGTGCCGATTTCCAGCATCAAAAGTATGATGGGACACCTGATCGCTGCCGCCGGCAGTGTCGAAGCGATCACATGTCTCATGGCCATTCGGGACGGTGTGCTTCCGCCAACCATCAACTATGGAACCCCCGATCCTGATTGCGATCTGGACTATATTCCCAACGAAGCTCGTGAGGTCCCCCTGAAAGCGGCACTGTCAAATAGTTTCGGTTTTGGCGGTCAGAATGTCTCTTTGATCGTATCTGCCTATGCGGCATAG
- a CDS encoding acyl carrier protein: MPSSEEVFDKVRETLIDALGLDDDEVTREATLIEDLGAESIDFLDIVFRLEKEFDIKIPRGELFPENLAAADSGFVEDDRITEQGLVQLREKMPYADIERFAQDPQVSAIPNLFTVNMICKYIDARLG, encoded by the coding sequence ATGCCGTCGAGTGAAGAAGTTTTCGACAAGGTTCGGGAGACCCTCATCGATGCCCTTGGGCTGGATGACGACGAAGTGACGCGGGAAGCCACGCTGATTGAAGATCTGGGGGCTGAATCGATCGACTTTCTGGATATCGTGTTTCGTCTGGAGAAAGAATTCGATATCAAGATTCCTCGTGGTGAACTGTTTCCCGAAAATCTGGCAGCTGCAGATTCCGGCTTCGTTGAAGATGACAGGATCACCGAGCAGGGCCTGGTTCAGCTTCGCGAGAAAATGCCTTACGCGGACATCGAAAGATTTGCCCAGGACCCGCAGGTCAGCGCAATTCCGAATCTGTTCACCGTCAATATGATTTGTAAATACATCGACGCCAGACTGGGTTAG
- a CDS encoding Gfo/Idh/MocA family oxidoreductase, with product MSNSPRSLNVAIIGGGMFFDEIIGQSFTDFMRGGISGALTSIGMSHLAADVADVQIRVSAVGTRSKETGTADRIVKRFAEEFPETRIDACYGNSVWKEILDSHRPDVLFVATPDHVHTQPILDALQAGCDVITEKPLCLTLAETDQIITQAKQAQRIVAVDMHKRFDPFVREMMANARHKYGTINRVRAVLEEPLEVSTEIFAWAENSNPFAYVGCHWLDVVHHYLKVKPQTVFATGQKQLLQGWDEHHLEVARRRGTDPSGFRRRHKIHTWDSVDVAVTYDDGMRGDYNNNWINPAEFEGAVNQEIELYGIYGRGIVDQQDRGYREAVIGDGSRTRNPSFGGRMHHTGAHPELFGYGKASIASGLLAIIRRRLLGESPESLVETYPTAASQRDVVQVIEAATVVAEKNEQHFLDGRGTPATAILSDSGIQYIEP from the coding sequence ATGAGCAACTCACCACGATCCCTTAACGTCGCTATCATCGGTGGCGGCATGTTCTTTGATGAAATCATTGGACAGAGTTTCACGGATTTTATGCGGGGCGGCATTTCAGGAGCTCTGACAAGTATCGGCATGAGTCACCTGGCCGCCGATGTTGCTGATGTACAGATCCGGGTATCGGCAGTCGGCACCAGGAGCAAAGAAACCGGTACAGCCGACCGGATCGTTAAACGTTTTGCTGAAGAATTCCCGGAAACTCGAATCGACGCCTGCTACGGTAACTCCGTCTGGAAAGAAATTCTTGATTCACATCGACCGGACGTCCTGTTCGTCGCGACTCCTGACCACGTTCATACCCAACCTATTCTTGATGCGCTCCAGGCCGGATGTGACGTGATTACCGAAAAGCCACTTTGCCTGACGCTGGCAGAGACGGACCAAATCATCACACAAGCAAAACAGGCTCAACGAATTGTAGCCGTTGACATGCACAAACGATTCGATCCGTTTGTTCGCGAAATGATGGCTAATGCCCGCCACAAGTATGGAACAATTAACCGTGTGCGTGCCGTTTTGGAAGAACCTCTGGAAGTTAGTACCGAGATCTTTGCCTGGGCCGAAAACAGCAACCCGTTCGCCTATGTGGGCTGCCACTGGCTGGACGTGGTACATCATTATCTGAAGGTGAAACCCCAAACCGTCTTCGCAACCGGTCAGAAACAGCTTCTGCAGGGCTGGGATGAACATCACCTTGAGGTTGCTCGTCGACGTGGAACAGACCCGTCAGGGTTCAGACGTCGGCATAAAATCCACACGTGGGACAGCGTGGATGTGGCCGTAACATACGATGACGGAATGCGTGGCGACTATAATAACAACTGGATCAACCCTGCAGAGTTCGAAGGAGCGGTGAATCAGGAGATCGAGCTGTATGGAATTTACGGTCGAGGCATCGTCGATCAGCAGGATCGAGGTTATCGTGAAGCCGTCATTGGAGACGGGTCCAGGACTCGCAATCCGTCATTCGGAGGTCGCATGCACCACACAGGAGCACACCCGGAACTTTTCGGATATGGCAAGGCCTCAATTGCCTCCGGGTTGCTGGCCATTATTCGAAGAAGACTGCTCGGAGAATCTCCTGAATCACTGGTTGAAACCTATCCCACAGCCGCCAGTCAGCGTGACGTGGTGCAGGTGATCGAAGCTGCCACCGTTGTCGCCGAAAAAAATGAGCAGCACTTTCTGGACGGACGTGGAACTCCGGCAACTGCGATCCTCAGTGATTCCGGAATCCAGTATATTGAACCATGA
- a CDS encoding beta-hydroxyacyl-ACP dehydratase — translation MRWYWIDRFVEFESGRHATAVKNVSLAEEHLHDHYPGFPVMPGTLIIEGMAQTGGILLGEVNNFAHNVILAKVPKIRFHSWALPGDQLLYAATLQDIREEGGSVSVRATVADRLVADGEIMFVHLSSDDPQLSRIDQKNFVFRMNLMDIMDVGKTGTGCSE, via the coding sequence ATGCGATGGTACTGGATAGACAGATTTGTCGAATTCGAATCCGGCCGCCATGCGACAGCCGTGAAGAATGTATCACTCGCGGAAGAACACCTGCACGATCACTATCCGGGGTTCCCTGTGATGCCCGGAACGCTCATTATCGAAGGAATGGCTCAGACTGGTGGAATTCTTCTGGGCGAAGTTAACAATTTTGCACACAACGTCATCCTCGCCAAAGTTCCCAAAATCCGGTTTCACAGCTGGGCGTTACCTGGCGACCAGCTTCTCTATGCGGCAACACTCCAGGACATTCGCGAAGAAGGTGGCTCAGTGAGCGTCAGAGCAACGGTGGCCGATCGCTTGGTTGCGGATGGTGAAATCATGTTCGTACATCTCAGCTCTGACGATCCTCAGTTGAGTCGAATTGATCAAAAGAACTTCGTCTTCCGCATGAACCTGATGGATATCATGGACGTCGGTAAAACCGGCACAGGGTGTTCAGAATGA
- a CDS encoding beta-hydroxyacyl-ACP dehydratase, producing MKFCLVDRIIEIIPGQSIATLKNVSLAEEYLEDHFPGFSVFPGVMMVEVMVQSCAWLSRATDEFKYSAVLLQEAKAVKFNSFLKPGRTLNVTATLRKNDDHQVSFTASGTVDGESAVSARLVLSKQNLSDQRPDMAANDQRLIAAMKDQYAQMMPDAS from the coding sequence ATGAAATTCTGTCTCGTCGACCGGATCATCGAAATTATTCCGGGCCAATCGATCGCGACGCTTAAGAACGTTTCGCTGGCCGAGGAGTACTTGGAGGACCACTTTCCGGGATTTTCCGTGTTTCCCGGCGTGATGATGGTTGAAGTGATGGTTCAGTCCTGCGCCTGGCTCTCACGAGCAACTGATGAGTTCAAGTACAGCGCGGTGCTCCTGCAGGAAGCAAAGGCTGTTAAATTCAACAGTTTTCTGAAACCCGGACGAACCCTGAATGTCACAGCGACGCTTAGGAAAAACGATGATCATCAGGTGTCGTTTACAGCATCCGGAACGGTGGATGGAGAATCGGCCGTCAGCGCACGTCTCGTCCTGTCAAAACAGAATCTGTCTGACCAGCGTCCGGATATGGCTGCAAACGATCAACGACTAATCGCGGCAATGAAAGATCAGTATGCTCAAATGATGCCAGATGCGAGTTGA
- a CDS encoding RNA-binding protein: MSKNIFVGSLAWATTSEGLEQAFAQFGVVTSAKVISDRETGRSKGFGFVEMDSGGDEAIDALNGSDLDGRQIVVNEARPREDRRGGGGGGRGGYGGGGGRDRY, encoded by the coding sequence ATGAGTAAGAACATTTTTGTTGGAAGCCTCGCGTGGGCCACGACGTCTGAAGGACTTGAGCAGGCATTTGCTCAGTTTGGCGTTGTTACGTCAGCCAAGGTTATTAGTGATCGGGAAACCGGACGATCCAAAGGGTTTGGTTTCGTGGAAATGGACTCCGGCGGAGACGAAGCGATTGATGCTTTGAACGGTTCGGATCTGGATGGTCGTCAGATTGTTGTGAACGAAGCTCGTCCTCGTGAAGATCGACGGGGCGGTGGTGGCGGAGGACGAGGTGGTTACGGCGGCGGAGGAGGACGCGACCGCTACTAA
- a CDS encoding lysophospholipase: protein MTIPLYFGGLVCIVVLAELIFRQFAAKRIRHVFENVPPFGVVPAEFSPGARQLSFRSTDGLRLSGSLHSPVSGEPPRGLVIFCPELSGNHWMATHYCHSLLNNGFAVLSFDFRNQGQSDSQDGYVPIHWVTEYEMQDIAGALEFIETDEVLSTLPLAAFGVSRGGAAALAAACRYPRIRAVLADSAFGTMGMTQHYVKRFGRLIIPGWIFKILPDWHIEITLKQAMRYSETARNCRYVHLERETIHRDDTSVKLISGMRDSYVTPTVAGALADLFGGEQVLWMVERAKHNMARAVAKEEYDRCVAEHFEPLALNSSTESLSPVQHRTITTGS, encoded by the coding sequence GTGACGATCCCCCTCTATTTCGGCGGCCTTGTTTGTATTGTCGTGCTGGCCGAACTGATATTTCGTCAATTTGCGGCGAAACGCATCAGGCATGTCTTTGAAAACGTCCCGCCCTTTGGCGTAGTACCTGCTGAATTCTCCCCTGGTGCCCGGCAGCTTTCCTTCCGGTCGACCGATGGACTGAGACTGTCCGGCAGTCTGCATTCGCCAGTGTCGGGAGAGCCCCCGCGAGGTCTGGTGATATTCTGCCCGGAGCTCAGTGGTAACCACTGGATGGCGACTCACTATTGTCACAGTTTGCTAAACAATGGCTTTGCTGTCCTGAGCTTTGATTTTCGCAACCAGGGACAGAGCGATTCACAGGACGGCTACGTTCCAATCCACTGGGTGACCGAGTATGAAATGCAGGACATCGCCGGGGCACTGGAATTCATTGAGACGGACGAGGTCCTGAGTACATTGCCCCTGGCTGCTTTTGGTGTGAGCCGCGGGGGTGCCGCTGCCCTTGCCGCCGCCTGCCGCTACCCTCGGATTCGTGCTGTTCTGGCAGATAGTGCATTTGGCACAATGGGAATGACACAACATTATGTGAAACGTTTCGGCCGTCTGATTATCCCTGGCTGGATCTTCAAAATTCTTCCTGACTGGCATATCGAAATCACGCTAAAACAGGCCATGCGGTACAGCGAAACTGCTCGAAACTGCCGTTATGTTCATCTGGAGCGTGAGACCATTCATCGGGACGACACATCCGTAAAACTGATCTCAGGAATGCGTGATTCCTATGTGACCCCCACTGTGGCCGGTGCTCTGGCAGACCTGTTCGGTGGAGAACAGGTTCTTTGGATGGTGGAACGGGCCAAACACAATATGGCCAGAGCCGTCGCTAAAGAGGAATACGACCGGTGTGTCGCAGAACACTTTGAACCACTTGCGTTGAACTCCTCCACCGAATCACTCAGCCCCGTCCAACACCGAACAATTACCACAGGTTCCTAG
- a CDS encoding DUF3748 domain-containing protein, translating into MTTFLFMILSAVILTDCPEPDDRPHEVQLTFDAYNHRLDNNDNFSPDDRWLVYDTRPNDGGIRMGQRIEKVHVPSGKIATIYRAPNPTITGPGIAAASYHPKKHRVVFIHGLTNHSESHPYDWWRRFGMMIDETGPQKPIVVDARDVVPPFTPGALRGGTHRHEFSGDGKWIGFTYNDALMATNGKQYSLRTIGVTKLDRPTRIIGTGDRANFSGNGTSALVVRVTSNPSPGSDEINRASFDSWIGTQGYTTADGRKQLARAFLGNVISLSRKEVSELFVVDIPSDLTVPGDYGPLEGTTITMPMPPAGAAQRRLTYTTDRRFPGFSGNVRSNADGSMLACRARDERGIDQVILASPVDGRRHQLTSFESNVQSDIRWHPNGTHVCFVQNNTIVLLNVENSAFRRVTSQSLASPFALVWSRNGNAIAFNRILPDNRSGALYAQIFIVHITADQLP; encoded by the coding sequence ATGACAACATTCCTGTTCATGATTCTTTCGGCAGTCATACTGACCGACTGCCCTGAGCCTGATGATCGTCCGCACGAAGTGCAGCTGACTTTCGATGCTTATAACCACCGACTCGACAACAACGACAATTTCTCACCTGACGACCGCTGGCTGGTTTATGACACTCGCCCCAACGATGGCGGTATTCGAATGGGACAGCGCATTGAAAAAGTGCATGTGCCGTCAGGAAAAATTGCCACGATCTACAGAGCCCCAAATCCCACGATAACGGGACCAGGGATTGCAGCCGCAAGTTACCATCCAAAAAAACACCGGGTCGTATTCATCCACGGACTTACAAATCATTCCGAATCGCATCCCTATGACTGGTGGAGGCGATTCGGAATGATGATTGATGAAACCGGACCCCAAAAACCCATTGTCGTGGACGCCAGAGACGTCGTACCACCGTTCACTCCCGGTGCATTACGAGGTGGAACACACCGGCATGAGTTCAGTGGGGACGGAAAGTGGATCGGATTCACGTACAATGACGCCCTGATGGCCACCAATGGCAAACAATACAGCCTGCGAACGATTGGCGTCACCAAACTTGACCGTCCGACCCGAATCATCGGAACAGGAGATCGAGCCAATTTTTCCGGCAACGGAACTTCGGCACTGGTTGTTCGAGTGACCTCGAATCCGTCCCCCGGTTCCGACGAAATCAATCGAGCTTCGTTCGACAGCTGGATCGGAACTCAGGGATATACGACCGCCGATGGACGCAAACAGCTGGCCCGGGCTTTCCTTGGTAACGTCATCAGTCTCTCCCGCAAAGAAGTTTCAGAACTGTTTGTGGTCGACATTCCTTCAGATCTGACAGTGCCGGGAGACTATGGGCCGCTGGAAGGCACAACTATCACCATGCCAATGCCCCCTGCTGGCGCGGCCCAGCGTCGTCTGACATACACCACGGACCGTCGGTTCCCAGGCTTCAGCGGTAATGTTCGTTCGAACGCCGATGGATCGATGCTGGCCTGCCGCGCAAGGGACGAACGCGGTATTGATCAGGTCATTCTGGCTTCACCGGTGGATGGCCGCAGACATCAACTGACGTCGTTCGAGTCTAACGTACAGTCCGATATTCGATGGCATCCGAACGGCACTCATGTGTGCTTTGTCCAGAACAACACAATCGTGCTGTTGAATGTTGAAAACTCGGCGTTTCGCAGGGTAACGTCGCAATCACTCGCCAGCCCGTTTGCACTGGTCTGGAGTCGTAACGGAAACGCAATCGCTTTTAATCGAATCCTGCCGGACAACAGATCTGGAGCCTTATACGCACAGATCTTCATCGTTCACATCACTGCAGATCAGTTACCGTAA